One part of the Malus sylvestris chromosome 2, drMalSylv7.2, whole genome shotgun sequence genome encodes these proteins:
- the LOC126584951 gene encoding transcription factor KUA1-like — protein sequence MGRKCSHCGNIGHNSRTCANFRGTTSSTSFVGFRLFGVQLHHDHDHHIMMSSSNMNNNSANYHVSMPMKKSFSMDCLPTTTSSASSSSPSNSSLSPSRLSMDENICASDKASIGYLSDGLICRAQERKKGVPWTEEEHRTFLIGLEKLGKGDWRGISRNYVTTRTPTQVASHAQKYFLRQASLTKKKRRSSLFDMFGSSNNINMETDDPIPTQRDNIIRNNMAIDSSTVPLLEHSIAAKNLNLDHSQKPHSSSTTTRQLPVWIYELTDSQMKPNSSSSKASVVPDLELTLAAPTSPNVEQKNKSSPSPAGPLLNLGTISVT from the exons ATGGGCAGAAAGTGCTCACATTGTGGAAACATAGGCCACAACTCTAGGACCTGCGCAAATTTCAGAGGCACTACTAGTAGTACTAGTTTTGTTGGATTTAGGCTCTTTGGTGTCCAACTTCATCATGATCATGATCATCATATCATGATGTCTTCATCTAACATGAACAATAATTCTGCTAATTATCATGTTTCCATGCCCATGAAGAAAAGTTTCAGCATGGATTGCTTGCCCACGACGACGTCGTCAGCCTCTTCATCTTCCCCATCTAATTCTTCATTGTCTCCTTCAAGGCTTTCCATGGATGAAAATATTTGTGCATCAGATAAAGCCTCCATCGGCTATCTCTCTGACGGTCTCATATGCCGAGCCCAAGAAAGGAAGAAGG GAGTTCCATGGACGGAAGAGGAGCACCGGACGTTCCTAATCGGACTCGAGAAGTTAGGAAAGGGTGACTGGAGAGGTATCTCTAGGAATTATGTGACCACAAGAACCCCTACTCAAGTTGCGAGTCATGCTCAGAAGTATTTTCTCAGGCAAGCAAGCCTGACCAAAAAGAAGCGACGTTCTAGCCTCTTTGATATG TTTGGAAGCAGCAACAATATAAATATGGAAACTGATGATCCAATTCCCACTCAACGTGACAATATTATTCGTAATAACATGGCCATTGATTCCAGCACAGTGCCTCTGCTTGAACATAGCATTGCAGCGAAAAATCTAAACTTAGATCACAGTCAAAAACCTCACAGCAGTAGTACTACTACTCGGCAGCTTCCGGTTTGGATTTACGAGTTGACCGATTCCCAGATGAAACCGAATTCATCTTCGAGTAAAGCGTCAGTAGTACCGGATCTAGAGCTCACGCTTGCTGCACCAACTAGTCCTAATgtagaacaaaaaaataaatcatcCCCAAGCCCAGCAGGTCCCCTCCTTAATCTTGGAACAATTAGTGTCACATAA